Proteins from a genomic interval of Crassostrea angulata isolate pt1a10 chromosome 7, ASM2561291v2, whole genome shotgun sequence:
- the LOC128156991 gene encoding cell division control protein 6 homolog, producing MSGSIPRLIEMETRVQRKLEFQVKKSTRSTRAKQRAQNRYNDESPRKRCSDDENDKGLALKCSPTKKSKENLDSPRRCGETPTRSGLRTKLYSMQLTDCENIPSSKAKPKVADQVVSSPIRVKPIKTAPIEKENVKSPLKEKASKKADKENTPVKKLTGIGKVQSSPARKQILADNEKPVSPVLKLQRPSGQAYHRAKQTFHTAKPDRLIGREKEVEEISQFVRDRVSQKTSGSLYISGAPGTGKTASLSHILDNVKASHSCKSLYLNCMTLKDSATVYGKLYTDLTGKSPPSAKDRLRAVEKCLTASGPSIIMVLDEIDQLESKNQEILYTIFEWPSLLKSRLVLIGIANALDLTDRILPRLQARPNCKPQLLNFAPYSRDQIAAILHDRLKMLEKDGVLVMEPSAVQFCARKISAVAGDMRKALDVCRRAVEMVEHEVKAQQVLKISSAGCPNSPNKNDPPLKKIGVMQISKVISEVYGSSSAANSQESIPLQQKLIVCTLLLMVKQGKLKEVTMGKLHDTYTKVCRKRQMAAVDYSEYQGIISLLETRGITATKKIKEGRMAKVTLKLDEKELEHTLQDKVLMSTILQDGLP from the exons atg AGCGGTTCAATCCCTCGTCTGATTGAGATGGAAACCCGAGTACAAAGAAAGTTAGAATTTCAAGTCAAAAAGTCAACTCGATCCACAAGGGCCAAACAAAGAGCTCAGAACCGATATAACGATGAATCGCCAAGAAAAAGATGCAGTGATG ATGAAAATGATAAAGGGTTAGCACTAAAATGTTCTCCAACCAAGAAATCAAAGGAAAACTTAGATTCCCCAAGGAGATGTGGAGAAACACCTACACGCTCTGGTTTACGAACAAAACTGTACTCTATGCAGCTAACAG attgtgAAAATATTCCTTCATCTAAGGCTAAGCCCAAGGTTGCAGATCAGGTTGTTTCCTCTCCAATCAGAGTAAAACCCATTAAAACAGCACCAATAG AGAAGGAGAATGTGAAATCTCCATTGAAGGAAAAGGCGAGTAAAAAGGCAGACAAGGAAAACACACCTGTAAAAAAACTAACAG GGATTGGTAAAGTCCAGTCTTCACCAGCTAGAAAACAAATCTTGGCAGACAATGAAAAACCAGTTTCTCCTGTACTCAAACTTCAACGACCAAGTG GGCAAGCCTATCATAGAGCCAAACAGACCTTTCACACAGCTAAACCAGATCGTTTGATTGGACGGGAAAAAGAGGTGGAAGAGATCAGTCAGTTTGTCAGAGATCGTGTGTCGCAAAAGACCTCAGGAAGTCTGTATATATCTGGTGCCCCTGGAACAGGCAAAACTGCATCACTATCCCACATTTTGGACAATGTAAAA GCATCACACAGCTGTAAGAGTTTGTACTTAAACTGCATGACACTTAAAGACTCAGCAACAGTATATGGCAAGCTGTACACAGACTTAACAGGAAAGTCTCCACCATCAGCAAAGGACCGACTCAGGGCTGTAGAAAAATGTCTGACTGCCAGTGGACCAagcat CATCATGGTATTAGATGAGATTGATCAGTTAGAAAGCAAAAATCAAGAAATTTTGTACACAATATTTGAGTGGCCATCTTTGTTAAAATCCCGTCTTGTTTTGATTG GCATTGCCAATGCCCTTGACCTGACAGACAGGATTCTACCCCGATTACAAGCCAGGCCAAACTGTAAGCCCCAGCTGTTGAACTTTGCACCATACAGCAGAGATCAGATTGCAGCTATATTGCACGACAGATTAAAAATG CTGGAAAAGGATGGAGTGTTGGTAATGGAGCCCAGTGCTGTTCAGTTTTGTGCCAGGAAGATATCTGCAGTTGCTGGAGACATGAGAAAAGCATTGGATGTTTGTAGAAGAGCTGTAGAGATGGTAGAGCATGAAGTGAAAGCACAGCAGGTGCTCAAGATTTCCAGCGCAG GTTGCCCAAACAGTCCAAACAAAAATGATCCTCCCTTGAAGAAAATAGGAGTAATGCAAATTTCTAAGGTTATATCAGAAGTTTATGGGTCAAGTTCAGCCGCCAACAGTCAGGAAAGCATTCCATTACAACAGAAACTGATTGTGTGCACACTGCTCCTGATGGTAAAACAAGGAAAGTTAAAGGAAGTCACCATGGGCAAG CTACATGATACATATACCAAGGTGTGTAGAAAGAGGCAGATGGCTGCCGTGGATTACTCTGAGTACCAGGGAATTATCAGCCTGCTAGAGACTCGGGGCATCACGGCCACCAAAAAAATCAAGGAAGGCAGAATGGCCaag GTGACACTTAAGCTGGATGAGAAGGAATTGGAGCACACACTACAGGACAAAGTTTTAATGTCTACAATTCTACAAGATGGACTGCCATAG